From the Clostridium putrefaciens genome, one window contains:
- the rbr gene encoding rubrerythrin has translation MNSLKGTKTAENLLKAFAGECQARTRYDYYSSTAKKEGYVQISDIFAETARNEKEHAKRFFKFLNETLKGDKVIINDAGYPVMLGNTKENLLSAAEGENEEWSDLYPSFANVADEEGFKEIARVFRNIAKVEAEHEKRYRTLLENIETNKVFKREEKSFWKCINCGFIIESQEAPKVCPSCDHPQEYFELYCQNY, from the coding sequence ATGAATTCATTAAAGGGAACTAAAACAGCTGAAAACTTATTAAAAGCGTTTGCTGGTGAGTGTCAAGCTAGGACTAGATATGACTATTATTCTTCTACAGCAAAAAAAGAAGGATATGTACAAATTTCAGATATATTTGCTGAAACTGCTCGGAATGAAAAGGAACATGCCAAAAGATTTTTTAAATTTTTAAATGAAACCTTAAAAGGTGATAAGGTTATAATAAATGATGCCGGTTATCCAGTTATGCTTGGAAATACTAAAGAAAATCTTTTATCTGCCGCTGAAGGTGAGAATGAAGAATGGTCAGATCTTTATCCTTCCTTTGCTAATGTAGCTGATGAAGAAGGCTTTAAAGAAATAGCTAGAGTTTTTAGAAACATAGCAAAAGTTGAAGCTGAACATGAAAAAAGATATAGAACATTATTAGAAAATATAGAAACAAATAAAGTATTTAAGAGAGAAGAAAAATCATTCTGGAAGTGCATTAATTGTGGATTTATAATTGAATCACAAGAAGCACCTAAAGTCTGTCCATCTTGTGATCATCCACAAGAATACTTTGAATTATACTGTCAAAATTATTAA
- the fusA gene encoding elongation factor G gives MKEYKTKNLRNVGIIGHSGSGKTTLAEALLYYTKTTDRMGKIEEGNTISDFDLEEKKRKISISSSILPFQWEDTKVNLIDIPGYFDFIGESIQCMRAVDVAMIVTSGVSGIQVGTEKAWNYVKKIKLPRTFFINKLDRENSDFERVLKNLKDQFGISVVPIQYPIGSEDNFKGVINVISRRARVFNNESNEMEISEIPEELVGKVDECKKMIMEAVAETDEVLLDKYFSEGLLSDEEIYKGLIKGCADGEISPVMCGSALKNMGMSTLLEDIVECFPSPEYAIPQKAKDINSDKEIYIKLNENDPFSAMVFKTVADPFVGKLSLFRVITGKIKQDTTVWNSNKERSEKLGSLYFMRGKSQVLAKEIIAGDIGAVSKLQFTNTGDTLCNQSFKIIYDKFNFPKPVISMAVLPKAKGDEEKISSGLTKLLEEDPTFTIKRDTENAETIVSGVGETHLEIIISKLKNKFGAEVILREPKIAYRETIKGKSDVQGKHKKQSGGHGQYGDVKIRFEANKDDEDFKFVDQVVGGSVPRNFIPAVEKGLRECLNKGVLAGYPVIKLQATLYDGSYHPVDSSEMAFKIASSMAYKKGLEKANPILLEPIVSVEVIVPDEYMGDIIADLNKKRGKVLGMESEGDLQKIIAEVPEAEMLKYATDLRSMTQAKGDFIMKFEKYEEVPEHESTKIVEKSKEVKE, from the coding sequence ATGAAAGAGTATAAGACTAAGAATTTAAGGAATGTTGGAATAATAGGACATAGTGGTTCTGGAAAAACTACACTAGCTGAAGCGCTTCTATACTACACTAAAACTACAGATAGAATGGGAAAGATAGAGGAAGGAAATACTATAAGTGACTTCGACTTAGAAGAAAAGAAAAGAAAGATATCTATATCATCTTCAATACTACCCTTTCAATGGGAAGATACAAAGGTTAATTTAATTGATATACCAGGATATTTTGATTTTATTGGAGAATCTATTCAGTGTATGAGGGCTGTTGATGTAGCTATGATAGTAACATCTGGGGTTTCTGGAATACAGGTTGGTACAGAAAAGGCATGGAATTATGTTAAAAAGATTAAACTTCCAAGAACCTTTTTTATAAATAAATTAGATAGAGAAAATAGTGATTTTGAAAGAGTTTTGAAAAATTTAAAGGATCAATTTGGAATTTCAGTAGTTCCAATACAATATCCAATAGGAAGTGAAGATAACTTTAAAGGCGTTATAAATGTAATATCTAGAAGAGCTAGAGTATTTAATAATGAAAGTAATGAAATGGAGATATCAGAAATTCCAGAAGAATTAGTAGGTAAAGTAGATGAATGTAAAAAGATGATAATGGAAGCTGTAGCTGAAACTGATGAAGTTTTACTTGATAAATATTTTAGTGAAGGTTTATTAAGTGATGAAGAAATATACAAAGGACTTATAAAGGGTTGTGCTGATGGAGAAATATCACCTGTTATGTGTGGAAGTGCACTTAAAAATATGGGGATGAGTACTTTGCTTGAAGATATAGTAGAATGTTTCCCGTCTCCAGAATATGCAATACCTCAAAAAGCTAAAGATATAAATTCAGATAAGGAAATATATATAAAACTAAATGAAAATGATCCATTTTCCGCTATGGTATTTAAGACTGTGGCAGATCCGTTTGTTGGTAAGCTGTCTTTGTTTAGAGTTATAACAGGAAAGATTAAACAAGATACTACAGTATGGAATAGTAATAAGGAAAGATCAGAAAAACTAGGTTCGTTATATTTTATGAGAGGTAAGAGTCAGGTTCTAGCAAAGGAAATAATAGCAGGGGATATAGGAGCTGTATCAAAACTTCAATTTACAAATACGGGAGATACTCTTTGTAATCAATCCTTTAAAATAATATATGACAAGTTTAACTTTCCAAAACCTGTAATATCTATGGCTGTACTTCCAAAGGCTAAGGGAGATGAAGAAAAGATATCTTCAGGTCTCACAAAATTATTAGAAGAAGATCCTACCTTCACTATAAAAAGAGATACGGAAAATGCTGAAACCATAGTATCAGGAGTGGGTGAAACTCATTTAGAAATTATAATAAGTAAACTTAAAAATAAATTTGGAGCAGAAGTTATATTAAGAGAACCTAAGATAGCTTATAGAGAAACAATTAAAGGAAAGTCAGATGTACAAGGCAAACATAAAAAGCAATCTGGAGGCCATGGACAATATGGTGACGTTAAAATAAGGTTTGAGGCAAATAAGGACGATGAAGATTTTAAATTTGTAGACCAAGTTGTAGGAGGATCTGTTCCTCGTAATTTTATACCAGCAGTAGAAAAGGGATTGAGAGAATGTTTAAATAAGGGAGTACTTGCAGGTTATCCAGTTATAAAGTTGCAAGCTACATTATATGATGGGTCATATCACCCTGTAGATTCCTCAGAAATGGCATTTAAAATTGCATCCTCCATGGCATATAAAAAAGGCTTAGAAAAGGCAAATCCAATTTTACTTGAGCCTATAGTTTCCGTTGAAGTTATAGTTCCTGATGAATATATGGGAGATATAATAGCAGATTTAAACAAAAAGAGAGGAAAAGTTTTAGGTATGGAGTCGGAAGGAGACCTTCAAAAGATTATAGCAGAGGTTCCTGAAGCAGAAATGCTTAAATATGCCACAGATTTAAGATCCATGACTCAGGCAAAGGGAGATTTTATTATGAAATTTGAAAAGTATGAAGAAGTTCCAGAACATGAGTCAACAAAGATTGTAGAAAAGTCAAAAGAAGTAAAGGAATAA